A single genomic interval of Burkholderia cepacia ATCC 25416 harbors:
- a CDS encoding C4-dicarboxylate transporter DctA: MSKFLNSLFGRVVVALILGIALGAFFPHFAESLRPLGDGFLKLIKMVIGPIVFCVVVSGMANAGDLKKVGRVGLKAVIYFEVMTTLALGIGLVLAWVTRPGVGMNIDLRSLDASSLASYAKNAESLKDTAGYLMKIIPETAIDAFAKGDILQILVFAVLFGSALSLLGDKAQRVNSLIEELSHVFFRIIGFIIKLAPLGVLGAIAFTTGKYGVASLKQLGYLVAVFYLSCFVFVTVVLGVVMRLAGFSVFKLIRYLREELSIVLGTASSDAVLPQVMRKLEYMGVKDSTVGLVIPTGYSFNLDGFSIYLTLAVLFIAQATNTPLSTHDLIVVLLVSLVTSKGAHGIPGSAIVILAATLSAIPAIPVLGLVLILPVDWFVGIARALTNLIGNCVATVVVAVWENDIDRARAKRVLNRELRYVPAEEEDRTAPVAGDQAHAL; this comes from the coding sequence GTGTCGAAATTCCTCAATTCGCTGTTTGGCCGGGTAGTCGTCGCATTGATCCTGGGGATCGCGCTAGGCGCGTTCTTCCCGCATTTTGCCGAGTCGCTGCGACCGCTCGGCGACGGCTTCCTGAAGCTCATCAAGATGGTGATCGGGCCGATCGTGTTCTGCGTCGTGGTCAGCGGGATGGCGAACGCGGGCGACCTGAAGAAGGTCGGCCGGGTCGGCCTGAAGGCCGTCATCTACTTCGAGGTGATGACGACGCTCGCGCTCGGCATCGGCCTCGTGCTCGCGTGGGTCACGCGCCCGGGCGTCGGGATGAACATCGACCTGCGCTCGCTCGACGCGTCGTCGCTCGCGTCGTACGCGAAGAACGCCGAGAGCCTGAAGGACACGGCCGGCTACCTGATGAAGATCATCCCCGAGACCGCGATCGACGCGTTCGCGAAGGGCGACATCCTGCAGATCCTCGTGTTCGCGGTGCTGTTCGGTTCCGCGCTGTCGCTGCTCGGCGACAAGGCGCAACGCGTCAACTCGCTGATCGAGGAGCTGTCGCACGTGTTCTTCCGGATCATCGGCTTCATCATCAAGCTCGCGCCGCTCGGCGTGCTCGGCGCGATCGCGTTCACGACCGGCAAGTACGGCGTCGCGTCGCTCAAGCAGCTTGGTTACCTGGTCGCGGTGTTCTACCTGAGCTGCTTCGTGTTCGTCACGGTCGTGCTCGGCGTGGTGATGCGGCTCGCGGGCTTCTCGGTGTTCAAGCTGATCCGCTACCTGCGCGAGGAACTGTCGATCGTGCTCGGCACGGCGTCGTCGGACGCGGTGCTGCCGCAGGTGATGCGCAAGCTCGAATACATGGGCGTGAAGGATTCGACGGTCGGCCTCGTGATCCCGACCGGCTATTCGTTCAACCTCGACGGCTTCTCGATCTACCTGACGCTCGCCGTGCTGTTCATCGCGCAGGCCACCAACACGCCGCTGTCGACGCACGACCTGATCGTCGTGCTGCTCGTGTCGCTCGTCACGTCGAAGGGCGCGCACGGGATCCCGGGCTCGGCGATCGTGATCCTCGCGGCGACGCTGTCGGCGATCCCCGCGATTCCCGTGCTCGGCCTCGTGCTGATCCTGCCGGTCGACTGGTTCGTCGGCATCGCCCGTGCGCTGACCAACCTGATCGGCAACTGCGTCGCGACGGTGGTCGTCGCGGTGTGGGAGAACGACATCGACCGGGCCCGCGCGAAGCGCGTGCTGAACCGCGAGCTGCGCTACGTGCCGGCCGAAGAGGAAGACCGCACGGCGCCGGTCGCCGGCGATCAGGCTCACGCGCTCTGA
- the alc gene encoding allantoicase — translation MAAPILDPDAPAFTRRYMNLADPRLGAQALFASDEFFAPKERMLNPEPAVFIPGKYDDHGKWMDGWETRRKRTTGHDFCVVRLARPGVIHGVDLDTSHFTGNFPPAASIDACVAEGDTPSDNAEWRTIVPATTLQGNSHHYVSVDDAQPYTHLRVNLYPDGGLARLRVYGQPQRDWRQVPAGELVDLAAIENGGYLVAANNQHFGPASQMLMPGRGANMGDGWETRRRREPGNDWAIVALARPGIIRRVEVDTAFFKGNFPDRCSLQAARVAGGTDDSLVTQAMFWAELLGEQKLSMDHVHTFDQLAALGPVTHVRFNIFPDGGVSRLRLWGEPA, via the coding sequence ATGGCAGCCCCCATCCTCGATCCGGATGCGCCGGCGTTTACGCGGCGTTACATGAACCTCGCCGACCCGCGCCTCGGGGCGCAGGCGCTCTTTGCCAGCGACGAGTTCTTCGCGCCGAAGGAGCGCATGCTGAATCCCGAGCCGGCCGTGTTCATTCCCGGCAAGTACGACGACCACGGCAAGTGGATGGACGGCTGGGAAACGCGCCGCAAGCGCACGACCGGCCACGACTTCTGCGTGGTGCGGCTCGCGCGGCCGGGCGTGATTCACGGCGTCGACCTCGACACGAGCCATTTCACCGGCAACTTCCCGCCGGCCGCATCGATCGACGCGTGCGTCGCGGAAGGCGACACGCCGTCCGACAACGCCGAATGGCGCACGATCGTCCCGGCGACGACGCTGCAGGGCAATTCGCATCACTACGTGAGCGTCGACGATGCGCAGCCTTATACGCACCTGCGCGTGAACCTGTACCCGGACGGCGGCCTCGCGCGGCTGCGCGTGTACGGCCAGCCGCAGCGCGACTGGCGCCAGGTGCCGGCCGGCGAGCTCGTCGATCTCGCGGCGATCGAGAACGGCGGCTACCTGGTGGCCGCGAACAACCAGCACTTCGGCCCGGCATCGCAGATGCTGATGCCGGGGCGCGGCGCGAACATGGGCGACGGCTGGGAAACGCGGCGCCGCCGCGAGCCCGGCAACGACTGGGCGATCGTCGCGCTCGCGCGGCCGGGCATCATCCGGCGCGTCGAGGTCGATACCGCGTTCTTCAAGGGCAATTTCCCCGACCGCTGCTCGCTGCAGGCCGCGAGGGTGGCGGGCGGCACCGACGACTCGCTCGTCACGCAGGCGATGTTCTGGGCCGAACTGCTCGGCGAGCAGAAGCTGTCGATGGACCACGTCCACACGTTTGACCAGCTTGCGGCGCTCGGCCCCGTCACGCACGTGCGTTTCAACATCTTCCCGGACGGCGGCGTGTCGCGCCTGCGTCTGTGGGGCGAGCCGGCTTGA
- a CDS encoding ureidoglycolate lyase, whose protein sequence is MSGSRILRVERLTREAFAPFGDVIALEGARHFPINGGTTERFHDLATIDVCADGGRPLVSVFRAQPRALPVAVTLMERHPHGSQAFIPLAAVSRYAIVVAPAGEFRPDAMRAFLAEGWQGVNYAKGVWHHPLLALDAVSDFVIVDRGGPQPNCDEIPLECAWALEFEPACAGAA, encoded by the coding sequence ATGAGCGGATCCCGCATCCTGCGCGTCGAGCGCCTGACCCGCGAAGCGTTCGCGCCGTTCGGCGACGTGATCGCGCTCGAAGGCGCGCGCCATTTTCCGATCAACGGCGGCACGACCGAGCGCTTCCACGATCTCGCGACGATCGACGTGTGCGCGGACGGCGGCCGCCCGCTCGTCAGTGTGTTCCGCGCGCAGCCGCGTGCGCTGCCGGTTGCGGTCACGCTGATGGAGCGCCATCCGCATGGCAGCCAGGCGTTCATCCCGCTCGCGGCGGTGTCGCGTTACGCGATCGTCGTCGCGCCGGCCGGCGAGTTCCGGCCCGACGCAATGCGCGCGTTCCTCGCGGAAGGCTGGCAGGGCGTGAACTATGCGAAGGGCGTCTGGCACCATCCGCTGCTCGCGCTGGATGCGGTCAGCGATTTCGTGATCGTCGATCGCGGCGGCCCGCAGCCGAACTGCGACGAAATCCCGCTCGAGTGCGCATGGGCGCTGGAGTTCGAACCGGCCTGCGCGGGCGCGGCATGA
- the fur gene encoding ferric iron uptake transcriptional regulator, with protein MTNPTDLKNIGLKATLPRLKILEIFQQSPVRHLTAEDVYRNLLNEQLDIGLATVYRVLTQFEQAGLLSRSNFESGKAVFELNEGSHHDHLVCLDCGRVEEFFDAEIESRQQAIAKERGFRLQEHSLAMYGSCTTENCPHRKH; from the coding sequence ATGACCAATCCGACGGATCTCAAGAATATCGGGCTAAAGGCCACCCTACCGCGCCTCAAGATTCTCGAGATCTTCCAGCAAAGCCCGGTGCGCCATCTGACCGCAGAAGACGTCTACCGGAACCTGCTCAACGAGCAGCTCGACATCGGGCTTGCCACCGTCTACCGCGTGCTGACGCAGTTCGAGCAGGCCGGCCTGCTGTCGCGCAGCAACTTCGAATCCGGCAAGGCCGTGTTCGAACTGAACGAAGGCTCGCACCACGACCACCTCGTGTGCCTCGATTGCGGCCGGGTCGAGGAATTCTTCGACGCCGAGATCGAAAGCCGCCAGCAGGCGATCGCGAAGGAGCGCGGCTTCCGGCTCCAGGAGCACTCGCTCGCGATGTACGGTTCCTGCACGACCGAGAACTGCCCGCACCGCAAGCACTGA
- the bamE gene encoding outer membrane protein assembly factor BamE has protein sequence MRSVIIAAAAVAALAGCSSYDSVTQRIAQSITPYRITVVQGNFVSQEKASQLQVGMSREQVRALLGTPLLADMFHADRWDYLFYFKRGSTAVVQQRDLVVTFSGDRVAGWTGADNLPSELDLLADIDGDRGGKKAKAAAAAKKAAEAAAAASAAQAASAPAPETVASPSTVPASGAVVDQDANAQAARAANRATNQVSGQGSAARRFTPSTQASGGAPVPGGQPPGAVPAIQPQFQFHRPPPPNASNEASPPVGPQGSDTLQNQPLTAPAQ, from the coding sequence ATGCGGAGTGTCATCATCGCTGCCGCCGCCGTTGCCGCGCTGGCTGGTTGTTCGTCTTACGACAGCGTGACGCAGCGCATCGCGCAGAGCATCACCCCCTACCGGATCACCGTCGTGCAAGGCAACTTCGTGTCGCAGGAGAAAGCCTCGCAGCTGCAGGTCGGCATGTCGCGCGAGCAGGTACGCGCGCTGCTCGGCACCCCGCTGCTGGCGGACATGTTCCACGCCGACCGCTGGGATTACCTCTTCTACTTCAAGCGCGGCTCGACGGCGGTCGTCCAGCAGCGTGATCTCGTCGTGACGTTCTCGGGCGATCGCGTCGCGGGCTGGACGGGGGCGGACAACCTGCCTTCGGAGCTCGACCTGCTGGCCGACATCGACGGCGACCGTGGCGGCAAGAAGGCGAAGGCGGCCGCAGCGGCGAAGAAGGCCGCCGAGGCTGCCGCCGCCGCGAGCGCCGCGCAGGCGGCGAGCGCGCCGGCGCCGGAGACCGTCGCGAGCCCGTCCACCGTGCCGGCGTCCGGCGCGGTGGTCGACCAGGATGCGAACGCGCAGGCCGCCCGCGCGGCGAACCGCGCGACCAACCAGGTGTCGGGCCAGGGCTCGGCCGCGCGGCGGTTCACGCCGTCCACACAGGCTTCCGGCGGTGCGCCGGTGCCGGGCGGCCAGCCGCCGGGCGCGGTTCCGGCGATCCAGCCGCAGTTCCAGTTCCATCGTCCGCCGCCGCCGAACGCGTCGAACGAGGCGTCGCCGCCGGTCGGCCCGCAAGGTTCCGACACGCTGCAGAACCAGCCGCTCACCGCGCCGGCGCAATAA
- the dapB gene encoding 4-hydroxy-tetrahydrodipicolinate reductase: MKIAIAGASGRMGRMLIEAVLNDSDAQLVGALDRADSPFLGQDAGAFLGKETGVRLTADLDAVFAQADYLIDFTRPEGTMAHIEAALRHDVKLVIGTTGFTAEQKAGLQAAAGKIGIVFAANMSVGVNVTLKLLEFAAKHFSHGYDIEIIEAHHRHKVDAPSGTALMMGEAVAGALGRSLDDCAVYGRHGVTGERDPSSIGFAAVRGGDIVGDHTVLFAGIGERIEITHKSSSRVSYAQGALRAVRFLSARGAGLFDMQDVLGLR, from the coding sequence ATGAAGATTGCGATTGCCGGCGCATCGGGCCGTATGGGCCGGATGCTGATCGAAGCCGTTCTCAACGATTCCGACGCGCAGCTCGTCGGCGCGCTCGACCGCGCCGATTCGCCGTTCCTCGGCCAGGACGCCGGCGCGTTCCTCGGCAAGGAAACCGGGGTCAGGCTGACCGCCGATCTCGACGCCGTGTTCGCGCAGGCCGACTACCTGATCGACTTCACGCGTCCGGAAGGCACGATGGCCCATATCGAGGCCGCGCTGCGCCACGACGTGAAGCTCGTGATCGGCACGACCGGCTTCACCGCCGAGCAGAAGGCCGGGCTGCAGGCCGCTGCGGGCAAGATCGGCATCGTGTTCGCGGCGAACATGAGCGTCGGCGTGAACGTCACGCTGAAGCTGCTCGAATTCGCGGCGAAGCACTTCTCGCACGGCTACGACATCGAGATCATCGAGGCGCATCACCGCCACAAGGTCGACGCGCCGTCGGGCACCGCGCTGATGATGGGCGAAGCGGTCGCCGGCGCGCTCGGGCGCTCGCTCGACGATTGCGCGGTGTACGGCCGCCACGGCGTGACGGGCGAACGCGATCCGTCGTCGATCGGCTTCGCGGCGGTGCGCGGCGGCGACATCGTCGGCGATCACACCGTGCTGTTCGCCGGGATCGGCGAGCGCATCGAGATCACGCACAAGTCGTCGAGCCGCGTGTCGTATGCGCAGGGCGCGCTGCGCGCGGTCCGCTTCCTGTCGGCGCGCGGCGCCGGCCTGTTCGACATGCAGGACGTGCTCGGCCTGCGCTGA
- a CDS encoding MotA/TolQ/ExbB proton channel family protein, with translation MAIPTGVVHYLESGDAITHAVAYVLLAMSVASWCFLLMKAWLLVRAKRQGPRALAAFWRAPSLDAGITALAGADRERVFVPLAEAARDAADDHDPAALAARVERGERVLRALRHAMLRSQRRLEFGQVLLASIGSTAPFVGLLGTVWGIYHALGSIAASGQAQIESVAGPVGEALIMTAFGLVVAIPAVLAYNILGRLVRQLAEELDGFARDLHVFVCAQEA, from the coding sequence ATGGCGATACCCACCGGCGTTGTCCACTACCTCGAAAGCGGCGATGCGATCACGCATGCCGTCGCTTATGTGCTGCTGGCGATGTCCGTCGCCAGCTGGTGCTTCCTCCTCATGAAAGCCTGGCTGCTGGTCCGCGCGAAGCGGCAGGGGCCGCGCGCGCTCGCCGCGTTCTGGCGCGCGCCGTCGCTCGACGCGGGCATAACCGCGCTCGCCGGCGCCGATCGCGAGCGCGTGTTCGTGCCGCTCGCCGAAGCCGCGCGCGATGCGGCCGACGATCACGACCCGGCCGCGCTGGCCGCGCGCGTCGAGCGCGGCGAACGCGTGCTGCGTGCGTTGCGGCACGCGATGCTGCGCTCGCAGCGGCGCCTCGAATTCGGCCAGGTGCTGCTCGCGTCGATCGGCAGCACCGCGCCGTTCGTCGGGCTGCTCGGCACCGTGTGGGGCATCTATCACGCGCTCGGCAGCATCGCCGCGAGCGGGCAGGCGCAGATCGAGAGCGTCGCGGGGCCGGTCGGCGAGGCGCTGATCATGACCGCGTTCGGGCTCGTGGTCGCGATTCCCGCGGTACTGGCCTACAACATCCTCGGGCGGCTCGTGCGGCAGCTCGCCGAGGAGCTCGACGGTTTCGCGCGCGACCTGCACGTGTTCGTCTGCGCGCAGGAAGCCTGA
- a CDS encoding ExbD/TolR family protein — protein MAFGGLEHHKTSAPMAEINMTPLIDVMLVLLVIFIITAPLMTHAIRLDLPKVAASVARDTPQSVTLSIDDAGKLYWDDTQVALDALPARFRAAAAGGAPPELRLRASRATRYDVIAQVMGAAQAAGLTRIGFVTDVPPQAGGSAAAPAVPANR, from the coding sequence ATGGCATTCGGCGGGCTCGAGCACCACAAGACGTCCGCGCCGATGGCGGAGATCAACATGACGCCGCTGATCGACGTGATGCTGGTGCTGCTCGTCATTTTCATCATCACCGCGCCGCTGATGACGCACGCGATCCGGCTCGACCTGCCGAAGGTCGCGGCCAGCGTCGCGCGCGACACGCCGCAATCCGTCACCTTGTCGATCGACGACGCGGGCAAGCTGTACTGGGACGACACGCAGGTGGCGCTCGACGCGCTGCCCGCGCGCTTCCGGGCCGCCGCCGCGGGCGGCGCGCCGCCCGAGCTGCGGCTGCGAGCGTCGCGCGCGACCCGCTACGACGTGATTGCGCAGGTGATGGGCGCCGCGCAGGCCGCCGGCCTCACGCGGATCGGCTTCGTGACCGACGTGCCGCCGCAGGCGGGCGGTTCCGCGGCGGCGCCTGCCGTGCCGGCCAACCGCTGA
- the leuS gene encoding leucine--tRNA ligase produces the protein MHERYVPADVEAAAQGDWRAADAYKTQEDSQKPKFYCVSMLPYPSGKLHMGHVRNYTINDVMYRYLRMNGYNTLMPMGWDAFGMPAENAAMANGVPPAKWTYDNIDYMKGQMQSMGLAIDWSREIATCKPDYYKWNQWLFLKMLEKGIAYKKTGTVNWDPVDQTVLANEQVIDGRGWRSGALVEKREIPMYYLRITQYADELLNDLDGLGWPERVKIMQQNWIGKSFGVNFGFPYELDGEKKLLRVFTTRADTIMGVTFCAIAAEHPLATRLAQDKPELLSFIDECKRGGVAEADVATMEKKGVATGFSVTHPLTGEPVEVWIGNYVLMSYGEGAVMGVPGHDERDFAFAKKYDLPIRQVISAEGQQYSLDAWQEWYGDKETAVCVNSGKYDGLRYTEAVDAVAADLNAGGFGDKQVTWRLRDWGVSRQRYWGTPIPIIHCPSCGDVPVPEQDLPVVLPEDLVPDGSGNPLAKSEAFLNCSCPKCGAAAKRETDTMDTFVDSSWYFSRYTAPDAETMVDARTDYWMPMDQYIGGIEHAILHLLYSRFWTKVMRDLGLVKFGEPAKNLLTQGMVLNETFYREDASGKKTWYNPADVTVTHDDKGRPVGATLNTDGQPVVLGGIEKMSKSKNNGVDPQVLIDQYGADTARLFTMFAAPPEQQLEWSGAGVEGASRFLRRVWSFGATNREALAARAGFDAAALGEADKALRREIYSVLKQADFDYQRLQYNTVVSAAMKMLNAIDGAKGATPGVLRETYGVLLRVLYPVVPHVTFELWKALGYADEFGPLLDAPWPKVDEAALEQAEIELVLQVNGKVRGALKVAKDASREAIEAAAVADEAFAKFSDGKPAKKIVVVPGRLVNIVV, from the coding sequence ATGCACGAGAGATACGTACCCGCCGACGTCGAAGCCGCCGCCCAGGGCGACTGGCGCGCAGCCGATGCCTACAAGACGCAGGAAGATTCGCAGAAGCCGAAGTTCTACTGCGTGTCGATGCTGCCGTACCCGTCCGGCAAGCTGCACATGGGTCACGTGCGCAACTACACGATCAACGACGTGATGTACCGCTATCTGCGGATGAACGGCTACAACACGCTGATGCCGATGGGCTGGGACGCGTTCGGGATGCCGGCCGAGAACGCCGCGATGGCGAACGGCGTGCCGCCCGCGAAGTGGACCTACGACAACATCGACTACATGAAGGGCCAGATGCAGTCGATGGGCCTCGCGATCGACTGGTCGCGCGAGATCGCGACGTGCAAGCCGGACTACTACAAGTGGAACCAGTGGCTGTTCCTGAAGATGCTCGAGAAGGGCATCGCGTACAAGAAGACGGGCACCGTGAACTGGGACCCGGTCGACCAGACCGTGCTCGCGAACGAGCAGGTGATCGACGGCCGCGGCTGGCGCTCGGGCGCGCTCGTCGAGAAGCGCGAGATCCCGATGTACTACCTGCGCATCACGCAGTACGCGGATGAGCTGCTGAACGACCTCGACGGCCTCGGCTGGCCCGAGCGCGTGAAGATCATGCAGCAGAACTGGATCGGCAAGAGCTTCGGCGTAAACTTCGGCTTCCCGTACGAACTCGACGGCGAGAAGAAGCTGCTGCGCGTGTTCACGACGCGCGCCGATACCATCATGGGCGTCACGTTCTGCGCGATCGCGGCCGAGCATCCGCTGGCCACGCGCCTCGCGCAGGACAAGCCCGAGCTGCTCTCGTTCATCGACGAATGCAAGCGCGGCGGTGTCGCCGAGGCCGACGTCGCGACGATGGAGAAGAAGGGCGTCGCGACGGGCTTCTCGGTCACGCACCCGCTGACCGGCGAGCCGGTCGAGGTGTGGATCGGCAACTACGTGCTGATGAGCTATGGCGAAGGCGCGGTGATGGGCGTGCCGGGCCACGACGAGCGCGATTTCGCGTTCGCGAAGAAATACGACCTGCCGATCAGGCAGGTGATCTCGGCCGAAGGCCAGCAGTACTCGCTCGACGCATGGCAGGAGTGGTACGGCGACAAGGAAACCGCGGTCTGCGTGAACAGCGGCAAGTACGACGGCCTGCGCTACACGGAAGCCGTCGACGCGGTCGCGGCCGACCTGAACGCCGGCGGTTTCGGCGACAAGCAGGTCACGTGGCGCCTGCGCGACTGGGGCGTATCGCGCCAGCGCTACTGGGGCACGCCGATCCCGATCATCCACTGCCCGTCGTGCGGCGACGTGCCGGTGCCCGAGCAGGATCTGCCCGTCGTGCTGCCGGAAGACCTCGTGCCGGACGGCTCGGGCAACCCGCTCGCGAAGTCGGAAGCGTTCCTGAACTGTTCGTGCCCGAAGTGCGGCGCGGCCGCGAAGCGCGAAACCGACACGATGGACACCTTCGTCGATTCGTCGTGGTACTTCTCGCGCTACACGGCGCCGGACGCCGAGACCATGGTCGACGCGCGCACCGATTACTGGATGCCGATGGATCAATACATCGGCGGCATCGAGCACGCGATCCTGCACCTGCTGTATTCGCGCTTCTGGACCAAGGTGATGCGCGACCTCGGCCTCGTGAAGTTCGGCGAGCCGGCGAAGAACCTGCTCACGCAGGGGATGGTGCTGAACGAGACGTTCTACCGTGAAGACGCTTCCGGCAAGAAGACCTGGTACAACCCGGCCGACGTGACGGTCACGCACGACGACAAGGGCCGCCCGGTCGGCGCGACGCTGAATACGGACGGCCAGCCGGTCGTGCTCGGCGGCATCGAGAAGATGTCGAAGTCGAAGAACAACGGTGTCGATCCGCAGGTGCTGATCGACCAGTACGGTGCCGATACCGCGCGCCTGTTCACGATGTTCGCCGCGCCGCCCGAGCAGCAGCTCGAGTGGTCGGGTGCGGGCGTCGAGGGCGCGAGCCGCTTCCTGCGCCGCGTGTGGAGCTTCGGTGCGACGAACCGTGAAGCGCTCGCCGCGCGCGCGGGCTTCGATGCGGCCGCGCTCGGCGAAGCCGACAAGGCGCTGCGCCGCGAAATCTACAGCGTGCTGAAGCAGGCCGATTTCGATTACCAGCGCCTGCAATACAACACGGTCGTGTCGGCCGCGATGAAGATGCTGAACGCGATCGACGGCGCGAAGGGCGCGACGCCCGGCGTGCTGCGCGAAACGTACGGCGTGCTGTTGCGCGTGCTGTACCCGGTCGTGCCGCACGTCACGTTCGAGCTGTGGAAGGCGCTCGGCTATGCGGACGAATTCGGCCCGCTGCTCGACGCACCGTGGCCGAAGGTCGACGAGGCCGCGCTCGAGCAGGCCGAGATCGAACTCGTGCTGCAGGTGAACGGCAAGGTGCGCGGCGCGCTGAAGGTCGCGAAGGACGCGAGCCGCGAGGCGATCGAAGCTGCGGCGGTGGCCGACGAAGCGTTCGCGAAGTTCAGCGACGGCAAGCCGGCGAAGAAGATCGTCGTCGTGCCGGGCCGCCTCGTGAACATCGTCGTCTGA
- the lptE gene encoding LPS assembly lipoprotein LptE, which produces MIRRSFLMLAVGSAVALSACGFQLRGQQDYAFKHLLIVGAPAPVEARFVRLVEAGSDTKIVKSADDADAVLRMWESRGQNTLTLNKFGSAQEYALFYTLSYTLTSKDGTVLIPPSAIALNRAMTYSDQYTNAKAQEADILYGDMQNDAVDQLMRRLAIVHSLTPAPEDVVPGVAPRAPLPPPPL; this is translated from the coding sequence GTGATCCGCAGATCGTTTTTGATGCTCGCCGTCGGCAGCGCGGTCGCGCTGTCGGCATGCGGCTTCCAGTTGCGCGGCCAGCAGGACTACGCGTTCAAGCACCTGCTGATCGTCGGCGCGCCGGCGCCGGTCGAGGCGCGCTTCGTGCGCCTCGTCGAGGCCGGCAGCGACACGAAGATCGTCAAGTCGGCGGACGACGCAGACGCCGTGCTGCGCATGTGGGAGTCGCGCGGGCAGAATACGCTGACGCTCAACAAGTTCGGCTCGGCGCAGGAATACGCACTGTTCTATACGCTGAGCTACACGCTCACGAGCAAGGACGGCACCGTGCTGATCCCGCCGAGCGCGATCGCGCTGAATCGCGCGATGACGTACAGCGACCAGTACACGAACGCGAAGGCGCAGGAAGCCGACATCCTGTACGGCGACATGCAGAACGACGCGGTCGACCAGCTGATGCGGCGTCTCGCGATCGTCCACTCGCTGACGCCGGCGCCGGAAGACGTGGTGCCGGGCGTCGCGCCGCGCGCGCCGTTGCCGCCGCCGCCGCTCTGA
- the holA gene encoding DNA polymerase III subunit delta, giving the protein MQLRLDALEPHLAKGLAGLYTVYGDEPLLAQEACDRIRAAARAAGFTERSVHTVERGFDWSVLLGATQAMSLFGERQLIELRIPSGKPGKEGADALKTLAATPNPDALMLVTLPRLDAATQKSAWFTALQNGGVALKIDPVDRAQLPNWIGQRLAMQGQRAAPGEDGRRALQFIAERVEGNLLAAHQEIQKLGLLYPQGALSFEQVHDAVLNVARYDVFKLNEAMLAGDAARLARMIDGLKGEGEAIVLVMWAVVEELRTLLRIKRGTTAGKPLATLLRENRVWGPRERLIGPALNRVSEAVLEKALAFAAKLDRQVKGLTAVVPGRRTQDEPPPDPWDGLFQLAMTVAGARGERPPTAGRVRR; this is encoded by the coding sequence ATGCAATTGCGACTTGATGCACTGGAGCCGCACCTCGCGAAGGGGTTGGCCGGGCTCTATACCGTGTACGGCGACGAGCCGCTGCTCGCGCAGGAGGCGTGCGACCGCATTCGTGCGGCCGCGCGTGCGGCCGGCTTCACCGAGCGTTCGGTGCATACGGTCGAGCGCGGTTTCGACTGGAGCGTGCTGCTCGGCGCGACCCAGGCGATGTCGCTGTTCGGCGAGCGCCAGCTGATCGAGCTGCGCATTCCGTCGGGCAAGCCCGGCAAGGAAGGCGCCGACGCACTGAAGACGCTCGCGGCCACGCCCAACCCCGACGCGCTGATGCTCGTCACGTTGCCGCGCCTCGACGCGGCCACGCAGAAATCCGCCTGGTTTACCGCGCTGCAGAACGGTGGCGTCGCGCTGAAGATCGATCCGGTCGACCGCGCGCAGCTGCCGAACTGGATCGGCCAGCGTCTCGCGATGCAGGGCCAGCGCGCCGCGCCCGGCGAGGACGGGCGGCGCGCGCTGCAGTTCATCGCCGAGCGCGTCGAAGGCAACCTGCTCGCCGCGCACCAGGAAATCCAGAAGCTCGGGCTGCTGTATCCGCAGGGCGCGCTGTCGTTCGAACAGGTGCACGACGCGGTGCTGAACGTCGCGCGTTACGACGTCTTCAAGCTGAACGAAGCGATGCTCGCCGGCGACGCCGCGCGGCTCGCACGGATGATCGACGGGCTGAAGGGCGAGGGCGAGGCGATCGTGCTGGTGATGTGGGCCGTCGTCGAGGAACTACGCACGCTGCTGCGGATCAAGCGCGGCACGACGGCCGGCAAGCCGCTGGCGACGCTGCTGCGCGAGAACCGCGTGTGGGGGCCGCGCGAGCGGCTGATCGGCCCCGCGCTGAACCGTGTGTCGGAAGCCGTGCTCGAGAAGGCACTCGCGTTTGCCGCGAAGCTCGACCGGCAGGTCAAGGGGCTCACGGCCGTCGTGCCGGGCCGGCGCACGCAGGACGAGCCGCCGCCCGATCCGTGGGACGGGCTGTTCCAGCTCGCGATGACGGTGGCCGGTGCCCGCGGCGAGCGACCGCCGACCGCGGGCCGCGTGCGACGCTAA